The DNA region CTCCCCGGCCGACGCCGCCCGCGTCCTGGCCCGCTACCCCGCCGACCGCTTCCGCTCCCCAGGCGAGGCGCTGTCCGCCGTCGTCACCGACTGGGCCTGGGGATGCACGGTCCTCGATCGGGACCGGGCCCTGGACCGGTACGTGCCGACCTACGCATACGAGTTCGACGACGACGCGGCCCCCTGGTTCAGCACCCTGAAGAAGCCCGACTTCCCCACCGGGGCGTTCCACGGCAGCGAGCTGCAGTACCTCTTCGCCGACGGGCAGCTCCCCGGCCCGGCCACGCCCGCCCAACACCGGCTCGCGGACACGATGATCCGCTACTGGGCCCGGTTCGCCGCCACCGGCGACCCGAACGGCCCCGGCGCCGCCCCCTGGCCGCGGTTCGGCGCCGGCCGCCACGTCACCTCGCTGCGACCGGACAGGACCGAACCGGCCGATCTCGACCGCGAGCACCGGTGCGGCTTCTGGCGGACCGTCGGCGGTTGACCCGTCGCGGCGCCGGCGCCCGCCGGGCCCGAACCCGCTGATCGCCCGCCCGGCGGCGACGGCGCTGCGGGACACCGGACACGCCGACGGCATCCCGTCGATGACCAGCGCTTACCGGACAGCCTTGGGGGCGGCCGCGCCTCGTCGTGGGATGATGCCGGGCATGAACCGACTGGCCGGGTCCCGGTCGCCGTATTTGTTGCAGCATGCCGGGAATCCGGTGGACTGGTGGCCCTGGGAGGAGGGCGCCTTCGAGCGGGCGCGTGAGCGCGGGGTGCCGGTGCTGCTGAGCGTCGGCTACAGCAGCTGCCACTGGTGCCACGTGATGGCCCACGAGTCGTTCGAGGACGAGGCCACCGCGGCGTACCTCAACGAGCACTTCGTCTCGGTGAAGGTCGACCGCGAGGAGCGGCCGGACGTCGACGCGGTGTACATGGAGGCGGTGCAGGCCGCGACCGGGCAGGGCGGCTGGCCGATGACCGTCTTCCTCACCCCGGACGGCGAGCCGTTCTACTTCGGCACCTACTTCCCGCCCGCCGCGCGCGGCGGCATGCCCGGCTTCCGCGACGTGCTGGAGGGCGTCGTCGCGGCCTGGCGGGACCGCCGCGAGGAGGTCGCCGAGGTCGCCTCGAAGATCGTCCGCGATCTGACCGAGCGGGCCGGCGCCTACACCGTCTCGCACGTGCCCGGCGAGGCCGAGATGTCCGCCGCGCTGCTCGGGCTGACCCGCGAGTACGACGCGCGGCGCGGCGGCTTCGGCGGCGCGCCGAAGTTCCCGCCGAGCATGGCGCTGGAGTTCCTGCTGCGCCACCACGCCCGCACCGGCGCCGAGGGCGCGCTGCAGATGGCCCGCGACACCTGCGAGGCGATGGCCCGCGGCGGCATCTACGACCAGCTCGCCGGCGGTTTCGCCCGGTACAGCACGGACCGCTCCTGGACCGTGCCGCACTTCGAGAAGATGCTCTACGACAACGCGCTGCTGCTGCGCGTCTACGCCCACCTGTGGCGGGCCACCGGCTCCGACCTCGCGCGCCGCGTCGCGCTGGAGACCGCCGACTTCATGATCGGCGAACTCGGCACGCCCGAGGGCGCGTTCGCCTCCGCGCTGGACGCCGACAGCGACGACGGCAGCGGCCGGGCCGCCGAAGGCGCGTACTACGTCTGGACCCCCGAGCAACTGCGCGCCGAACTCGGCGACGACGACGGGGAGTTCGCGGCCGGCTACTTCGGTGTCACCGAGGAGGGCACCTTCGAGGAGGGCGCCTCGGTCCTCCAACTCCCGCAGGGCAACGGCATGGTGGACGCCGACCGGGTGGCCTCGGTGCGCGAGCGGCTGCTCGCCGCCCGCGCCCGCCGGCCCCGCCCCGGCCGCGACGACAAGGTGGTCGCCGCCTGGAACGGCCTGGCCATCGCCGCGCTCGCCGAGACCGGCGCGTACTTCGACCGGCCCGACCTGGTGCAGGCCGCGGTCGACGCGGCCGACCTGCTGGTCCGGGTCCACCTCGACGACCGCGGCCGGCTGATGCGCACCTCGCGCGACGGCGAGACCGGCGGCCACGACGGTGTGCTGGAGGACTACGCGGACGTCGCCGAGGGCTTCCTCGCGCTCGCCTCGGTCACCGGCGAGGGCGTCTGGCTCGACTTCGCCGGGCTGCTGCTGGACTCCGTGCTGCGGCACTTCACCGGCGACGACGGCACGCTGTACGACACCGCGGACGACGCCGAGCGGCTGATCCGGCGGCCCCAGGACCCGACCGACAACGCGACGCCCTCCGGCTGGACCGCGGCGGCCGGCGCGCTGCTCTCCTACGCCGCGCACACCGGCTCCGGCACCCACCGGGACGCCGCCGAACGGGCGCTCGGCGTGGTCGGCGCGCTCGCGCCGCGGGCGCCGCGGTTCATCGGGTGGGGGCTCGCGGTCGCCGAGGCGGCGCTCGACGGGCCGCGCGAGGTCGCCGTCGTCGGCGGGATCGGCGATCCGCTCACCGCGGAGCTGCACCGGGTCGCGCTGCTCGGGGCGGCGCCGGGCGCGGTGGTCGCGCTCGGCGAGGCGGGCACCGCGGAGTTCCCCCTGCTGCGCGATCGTCCCGCGCGCGGGGGGCGGGCCACGGCCTACGTGTGCCGGCACTTCGTCTGCGACGCCCCCACGTCCGACCCGCGCGTCCTCGCCGCCCAGCTCACCCGTCCCAGCTGACGCGGGGCGTCGCGCCCCTGACGGCGGGTGACCGGTGCCGGCCGACCGGCGACCGGCGCCGGGCCGACCGGCGTCCGGCGCCGTGCCGGCCGGTGGGAGAGGATGGAGCGCATGGACCTGGTGCTGCGCGGCGCGCGCGTGATCGACGGCACGGGCGGGCGCTCGTACACCGCGGACGTCGGCGTGGCGATCGGCCCGGACGGCGCCGGCCGCATCGCCGAGATCCGCCGGGAGCCCGGGGGAGCGGGCGGCGGCACGGGCACGGGTTCGGGCACACGCCCAGGCGCGGCCGGCACGGGCGGCGGCACCCGCGGCGGCGCGGGGACGCGGCGGCTCGGCGGGCGCCGGGTGGTCGACGCCGACGGTCTCGCCCTCGCGCCCGGCTTCATCGACATGCACGCGCACAGCGACCTCGCGCTGCTGCGCGACCCCGGCCACGAGGCCAAGGCCGCGCAGGGCGTCACGCTGGAGGTGCTCGGTCAGGACGGCCTGTCCTACGCGCCCGTCGACGACACCGTGCTGGCCGCGCTGCGCACCCAGCTCGCCGGCTGGAACGGCGACGGCGGCGTGGACTTCGACTGGCGCACCGTCGGCGGCTACCTCGACCGGCTGGACCGCGGCGTCGCCGTCAACGCCGCCTACCTCGTGCCCCAGGGCACCGTCCGCGCCCTCGCGATGGGCTTCGACGACCGGCCGCCGACGCCCGCCGAACTGGAGCGGATGCGCCGACTCGTCGCCCAGGGACTGGCGGAGGGCGCGGTCGGCCTGTCCTCCGGACTCACCTACACGCCCGGGATGTACGCCACCGACGCCGAACTCGCCGCGCTGCTGCGGGTGGTGGCCGACCACGGCGGCTACTACTGCCCGCACCACCGCAGTTACGGCAAGGGCGCCCTCGACGCCTACACGCAGATGCTGGCGCTCGCCGAACGCACCGGCTGCGCCCTGCACCTGGCGCACGCCACGATGAACTTCGACGTCAACAAGGGCCGCGCGGCAGACCTGTTGGCGCTGCTGGACGCGGCGATCGCGCGCGGCGCGGACGTCACCCTCGACAGCTACCCGTACACCGCGGGATGCACCACCCTCGCGGCGCTGCTGCCCAGTTGGGCCGCGTCCGGCGGACCCGAGGCGACCCTGCGGCGGCTGCGCGACGACGCCACCGCGGAGCGCATCCGGCACGCGCTGGAGGTCGAGGGCTCCGACGGCAGCCACGGCGTGCCGATGGACTGGAGCACCATCGAGGTCTCCGGTGTGGGCGACCCGGCCGACCCCGCGCTCGCCGGGTACGTCGGCCGCCGGCTGGACGGCTGGGCGTCCGCCCGCGCGCTGCTGCTCGCCGACCGGCTGGGCACCACGATCCTCCAGCACGTCGGCGACGAGGCCAACGTCGCCGCGATCATGCGGCACCCCGCGCACACCGCGGGCTCGGACGGCATCCTGCACGGCGCCAAGCCGCACCCGCGGGCGTACGGCACCTTCCCCGAGTACCTCGGCCGCTACAGCCGGGAGTCGGGGGTGCTCGGCCTGGAGGAGTGCGTCGCGCACCTGACCGGGCGGCCCGCGGCCCGGTTGCGGCTGCCCGACCGCGGCCTGGTCCGCGAGGGCTACCGGGCCGACCTGGTGCTCTTCGACCCGGCCGAGGTCGCCTCCCGCGCCACCTACGACCGGCCGCGCGCCCTGCCGGCCGGCATCCCGTACGTGCTGGTCGACGGCCGCTTCGTCATGGACGGGGGCCGCCGGACGGCGGAGCTGCCGGGCCGCTCGGTCCGCCGTACTCCGTGGCCGGCCCCGGCGGGCTGACCGCCCGGCCGCCGGAGGGCTCCTCCCCGCCCGGGTACGGGGACGGCGCGCCCGAGGGGGACGGCGCGCCCGGGTACGGGGACGGCGCGCCCGAGGGGGGCGGGGGTGCGCCCGAGGGGGTCCGCGCGGTCACGGCCAGGTCGTACGCCGCCTCCGCCAGGGCGTCGACGTCGCCGACGAGGACGCCGCCCACGCGGTCGGCCAGTCGCTGCGCCGAGGGCGTGACCCGCGGGCTGTAGAGCACCAGGCTCGGCGGCGCGGCGCCGAACGCGGCGCCGCGCTCCAGGCGTTCGACGGTGTAGCGGTCCATCGCCGCCAGCAGGCACACCGCCACGGCCCGGCCGTCCGCCTCCACCCTCAGCGGGAACGGCTCCACGCCGCGCACCGTGAGCCCGAGCCGCCGCAACTGCTCGGACAGCCGCGCGACGACCGGCGGTTCGAAGCCGATCAGGTCCACCGGAAGCGCCGAGCCCTCCGCGACCGGCACGACCTGGCGGCGCTGCTGCGCCTGCTGCTTCTGCGCAGGCTGGTACCAGGCCGGCGCCGGCCCCGCCTGCTCCGCCTCCTCCACCTCGGCCGCGCCCTCCTCCAACGCCGGCGCGACCGGCGACGCCGGCCCCGCCTCGCGCGCCCGGCCCGCGCCGCCCTCCGGCACCGGCTCGCCCGGATAGGGCGACGGGTCGAACGACGACCGGTACGGCGTCCCGTACGGCGGCGTGGGCGTCCGCGGGTCCGGCGCCGGGTACGCGGGCGGCAGCCGCGGGGACTGCGGGGAGTGCCCGAACGACTGCGGCGCCCCGGCCTGAGCCGCCGGGGCGTTCCCGTACGGGCTGTCCGGCGCGCGGCCCGTCCACGGCGGCGGCAGCGGTTGCTCCGGCCCAGACGTTCCCGACGCCCCGGCCGGCGCCCGCCCCCGCGGACGCGGGGGTCCGGTCCGGCCCGCTCGTGTCGCTGCCCGTGTACCAGGCGGGCGGCGCGTCATCGATCTCGAACGTGCCGGTGACGTCGACGTCGACGTCGACACCGTCGCCGTCCCCTCGCCCCGCCTCGTCCGCGTCGCGGTCGGCGTCCCCCGCGTCCGCCTCCGCGGGCTCCGCCGCTTCTGCGGGCTCCGCGGGCTCCGCGTCCTCCCTCTCCTCCGCGGCGGGTTCCAGCGGCCCGGGGGAGGGGCCGGCCCCTGTGGGTACGGCTGCGGGTACGGCACCCCCTGCTGCTCGTACGGCGACCCGGCCCCGTACGGCGACCCGGCGACGGATGGCGACCCGGCGACGGATGGCGACCCGGCCCCGTACGGCGACCCGGCCCCGTACGGCGCCGCCCCCTGGCCGTACGGCACCCCCTGGCCGTACGGCGGCTGCGGGTCGACGCCCGGGTAGAGGTAGGCCGGGACGCTGCGGCCGGTGGGGATCGGGGCGTGGTCGATGCCCTCGCGCAGGCGGCGCAGCACGAGCCGGGACTCGGGCAGCGCCGCCAGCTCGTCGACCAGCGACACGAACGCCGGGTCGGCGGCCAGCCCGGGGAAGTCCGTGGGCAGCTGCTGCTCCAGCATGAGCAGGGTCTGCGTCCGCTGGTCCGGCGCGGACAGCGGGAAGGCCGGCGCCCCCAGCCCGTACCCGCCGAGGAAGCGGGACACGTCGGTGGCGGCCTGCGGGCTCCACGGCCCGGTGTGCAGCAGGTGGCGGCGCACCGCGCGGTAGGTGCGGAACTCCTCGACCACGTCGGCGGCCGCGCCGAACGCCCCGTCGCCGCCGGCCCCGCCGGGACCCGCGGGCGTGGTCATCATCCGGTAGAAGTCGGGGTAGAGGTACTGCAGCAGCAGCGTGCGGATGACCGCCTCGGGCTGCACCCCGGACCAGATCGGGTTCAGCGACGCCTCCAGCAGCAGCCCGTTGACCAGGCGCTTGACCCGGCGCGGGTTGCGGGCCGCGCGGTAGGCGAGCAGTTCCACCAGGCGGTCGTCGAGCATCGCGGCGATGCCGGCCCGCTCGGCGCACGCGCGCACGTACGCGTGGATGTCCCGGCCGCTGGGCACCGGGATGCGGTAGCTGGTCTGGAAGATCTTCTCGGCGAACGCGGCGCCGGTGGGGGAGAGGTCGCGCAGCAGCCCGCCGGGGCCGACCGCCGCGCGGTCGATGCCGATCACGAACGCGAGCCCCGGCACGTCCAGGTAGACCTTCACCGCCTCGCACACCGCGAGGAAGGTGTCCTCGCCGCACCGGTCCAGGTCGTCGATGAAGACCACCAGCAGCCGGCTGCGGTCGCCGCGCACCGACTGCGTCCACTCGCCGACCAGGGCGCGCAGCGCGTCGCGCATGGCGTTGCGGGAGCCGACGTCCGCGGACAGCCGGCGCCACACCTCGTCCACCATCCCCGACACCCCGAGCGGCCCCGCGACCAGCACGGTCACCGCCCGCAGCAGGGCGGTCGCCGCGCCGCCGTCGCGCAGCCGCCGCACCCAGCGCCGCAGCACGTTGCGGTCGACCTGGGAGAGCACGGACTTGATCAGCCCCTCCAGGGCGTCCGGCCCGGTGGAGGACCAGGCGTTGTACCAGACGGTGCTGATCTC from Actinacidiphila sp. DG2A-62 includes:
- a CDS encoding N-acyl-D-amino-acid deacylase family protein, which codes for MDLVLRGARVIDGTGGRSYTADVGVAIGPDGAGRIAEIRREPGGAGGGTGTGSGTRPGAAGTGGGTRGGAGTRRLGGRRVVDADGLALAPGFIDMHAHSDLALLRDPGHEAKAAQGVTLEVLGQDGLSYAPVDDTVLAALRTQLAGWNGDGGVDFDWRTVGGYLDRLDRGVAVNAAYLVPQGTVRALAMGFDDRPPTPAELERMRRLVAQGLAEGAVGLSSGLTYTPGMYATDAELAALLRVVADHGGYYCPHHRSYGKGALDAYTQMLALAERTGCALHLAHATMNFDVNKGRAADLLALLDAAIARGADVTLDSYPYTAGCTTLAALLPSWAASGGPEATLRRLRDDATAERIRHALEVEGSDGSHGVPMDWSTIEVSGVGDPADPALAGYVGRRLDGWASARALLLADRLGTTILQHVGDEANVAAIMRHPAHTAGSDGILHGAKPHPRAYGTFPEYLGRYSRESGVLGLEECVAHLTGRPAARLRLPDRGLVREGYRADLVLFDPAEVASRATYDRPRALPAGIPYVLVDGRFVMDGGRRTAELPGRSVRRTPWPAPAG
- a CDS encoding carboxylesterase family protein — translated: MEAATGRTTTDASYRQQVRTLFSPADAARVLARYPADRFRSPGEALSAVVTDWAWGCTVLDRDRALDRYVPTYAYEFDDDAAPWFSTLKKPDFPTGAFHGSELQYLFADGQLPGPATPAQHRLADTMIRYWARFAATGDPNGPGAAPWPRFGAGRHVTSLRPDRTEPADLDREHRCGFWRTVGG
- a CDS encoding P-loop NTPase fold protein, encoding MVFSAPRPPAPDPYGGPSGPPSAPGAPPRRSLSLLNDEPLADREQDLLSAYRAAGALTRLLTDSRAATPFTLAVDAGWGMGKSSLMRLVDARLREFPEISTVWYNAWSSTGPDALEGLIKSVLSQVDRNVLRRWVRRLRDGGAATALLRAVTVLVAGPLGVSGMVDEVWRRLSADVGSRNAMRDALRALVGEWTQSVRGDRSRLLVVFIDDLDRCGEDTFLAVCEAVKVYLDVPGLAFVIGIDRAAVGPGGLLRDLSPTGAAFAEKIFQTSYRIPVPSGRDIHAYVRACAERAGIAAMLDDRLVELLAYRAARNPRRVKRLVNGLLLEASLNPIWSGVQPEAVIRTLLLQYLYPDFYRMMTTPAGPGGAGGDGAFGAAADVVEEFRTYRAVRRHLLHTGPWSPQAATDVSRFLGGYGLGAPAFPLSAPDQRTQTLLMLEQQLPTDFPGLAADPAFVSLVDELAALPESRLVLRRLREGIDHAPIPTGRSVPAYLYPGVDPQPPYGQGVPYGQGAAPYGAGSPYGAGSPSVAGSPSVAGSPYGAGSPYEQQGVPYPQPYPQGPAPPPGRWNPPRRRGRTRSPRSPQKRRSPRRRTRGTPTATRTRRGEGTATVSTSTSTSPARSRSMTRRPPGTRAATRAGRTGPPRPRGRAPAGASGTSGPEQPLPPPWTGRAPDSPYGNAPAAQAGAPQSFGHSPQSPRLPPAYPAPDPRTPTPPYGTPYRSSFDPSPYPGEPVPEGGAGRAREAGPASPVAPALEEGAAEVEEAEQAGPAPAWYQPAQKQQAQQRRQVVPVAEGSALPVDLIGFEPPVVARLSEQLRRLGLTVRGVEPFPLRVEADGRAVAVCLLAAMDRYTVERLERGAAFGAAPPSLVLYSPRVTPSAQRLADRVGGVLVGDVDALAEAAYDLAVTARTPSGAPPPPSGAPSPYPGAPSPSGAPSPYPGGEEPSGGRAVSPPGPATEYGGPSGPAAPPSGGPRP
- a CDS encoding thioredoxin domain-containing protein, with the translated sequence MNRLAGSRSPYLLQHAGNPVDWWPWEEGAFERARERGVPVLLSVGYSSCHWCHVMAHESFEDEATAAYLNEHFVSVKVDREERPDVDAVYMEAVQAATGQGGWPMTVFLTPDGEPFYFGTYFPPAARGGMPGFRDVLEGVVAAWRDRREEVAEVASKIVRDLTERAGAYTVSHVPGEAEMSAALLGLTREYDARRGGFGGAPKFPPSMALEFLLRHHARTGAEGALQMARDTCEAMARGGIYDQLAGGFARYSTDRSWTVPHFEKMLYDNALLLRVYAHLWRATGSDLARRVALETADFMIGELGTPEGAFASALDADSDDGSGRAAEGAYYVWTPEQLRAELGDDDGEFAAGYFGVTEEGTFEEGASVLQLPQGNGMVDADRVASVRERLLAARARRPRPGRDDKVVAAWNGLAIAALAETGAYFDRPDLVQAAVDAADLLVRVHLDDRGRLMRTSRDGETGGHDGVLEDYADVAEGFLALASVTGEGVWLDFAGLLLDSVLRHFTGDDGTLYDTADDAERLIRRPQDPTDNATPSGWTAAAGALLSYAAHTGSGTHRDAAERALGVVGALAPRAPRFIGWGLAVAEAALDGPREVAVVGGIGDPLTAELHRVALLGAAPGAVVALGEAGTAEFPLLRDRPARGGRATAYVCRHFVCDAPTSDPRVLAAQLTRPS